The proteins below come from a single Corynebacterium glyciniphilum AJ 3170 genomic window:
- a CDS encoding ATP-dependent Clp protease ATP-binding subunit produces MFERFTDRARRVVVLAQEEARALNHNYIGTEHILLGLIHEGEGVAAKALESMGISLEAVRTEVEDIIGTGGHPPSGYIPFTPRAKKVLELALREALQLGHKYIGTEHILLGLIREGEGVAAQVLVKLGADLSRVRQQVIQLLSGYEGTEPEAAPDEPATAGVGQSSDSSSGGKPGQKSNSLVLDQFGQNLTQAAKDGKLDPVVGREKEVERIMQVLSRRTKNNPVLIGEPGVGKTAVVEGLALDIVNGKVPETLKDKQLYSLDLGSLVAGSRYRGDFEERLKKVLKEINQRGDIILFIDEIHTLVGAGAAEGAIDAASILKPKLARGELQTIGATTLDEYRKHIEKDAALERRFQSVQVPEPSAEMTIEILKGLRDRYEAHHRVSITDGALAAAARLSDRYINDRFLPDKAVDLIDEAGARMRIKRMTAPKAIQDVDDKIAEVRRAKEAAIDDQDFEKAASLRDDERKLTEERAEKEKQWRAGELDDVAEVGEEQIAEVLGAWTGIPVVRLTEEESTRLLHMEDELHKRIIGQDDAVKAVSRAIRRTRAGLKDPKRPSGSFIFAGPSGVGKTELSKALAEFLFGDDDSLIQIDMGEFHDKFTASRLFGAPPGYVGYDEGGQLTEKVRRKPFSVVLFDEIEKAHSEIYNTLLQVLEDGRLTDGQGRMVDFKNTVLIFTSNLGTRDISKAVGMGFSGSGETDEDAQYDRMKTKVNDELKKHFRPEFLNRIDDIVVFHQLTREQIVQMVDLLTGRVRNALAEKDMGLELSEEAKSLLAVRGFDPVLGARPLRRTIQREIEDHLSEKILFGEIGAGEIVTVDVENWDGTGKGEGAKFVFGSRPKPLPEIAAEPAEDAQKDVIEAATDDSDLPETQDVSAGEHRD; encoded by the coding sequence ATGTTCGAGAGGTTCACCGACCGTGCGCGACGGGTCGTCGTCCTGGCACAGGAAGAGGCCCGCGCGCTCAACCACAACTACATCGGCACCGAGCACATTCTGCTGGGGCTGATTCACGAGGGTGAGGGCGTCGCTGCCAAGGCTCTCGAATCCATGGGGATTTCCCTGGAGGCCGTGCGCACCGAGGTCGAGGACATTATCGGTACCGGTGGACACCCGCCGAGCGGGTACATCCCCTTTACCCCCCGGGCCAAGAAGGTCCTGGAGCTTGCCCTGCGTGAGGCACTGCAGCTCGGCCACAAGTACATCGGTACCGAGCACATCCTCCTGGGGCTCATCCGTGAGGGAGAGGGTGTCGCGGCACAGGTGCTGGTCAAGCTCGGCGCCGATCTGTCGCGTGTGCGCCAGCAGGTCATCCAGCTGCTGTCGGGCTACGAGGGCACCGAACCTGAGGCTGCTCCGGACGAGCCGGCGACCGCCGGAGTGGGACAGTCCTCCGATTCGAGCTCTGGCGGTAAGCCGGGCCAGAAATCCAACTCCCTCGTTCTGGACCAGTTCGGGCAGAACCTGACCCAGGCGGCCAAGGACGGCAAGCTGGATCCGGTCGTCGGACGTGAGAAGGAAGTCGAGCGCATCATGCAGGTGCTCTCGCGTCGTACGAAGAACAACCCGGTCCTCATCGGTGAGCCCGGTGTGGGTAAGACCGCCGTCGTCGAGGGACTCGCCCTGGACATCGTCAACGGTAAGGTCCCGGAGACTCTGAAGGACAAGCAGCTCTACTCGCTGGATCTGGGCTCGCTGGTTGCAGGATCCCGCTACCGTGGTGACTTCGAGGAGCGCCTGAAGAAGGTGCTCAAGGAGATCAATCAGCGCGGTGACATCATCCTGTTCATCGACGAGATCCACACTCTCGTCGGTGCAGGTGCCGCAGAGGGCGCGATCGACGCGGCCAGTATCCTGAAGCCGAAGCTGGCCCGTGGTGAGCTGCAGACCATTGGCGCGACGACTTTGGACGAGTACCGGAAGCACATCGAGAAGGATGCGGCCCTCGAGCGCCGTTTCCAGTCGGTGCAGGTCCCGGAGCCGAGTGCCGAGATGACGATCGAGATCCTCAAGGGGCTCCGCGACCGTTACGAGGCACACCACCGGGTCTCCATCACCGACGGAGCCCTGGCCGCTGCAGCCCGACTGTCGGACCGGTACATCAACGACCGTTTCCTACCGGACAAGGCTGTTGACCTCATCGACGAGGCCGGCGCGCGGATGCGCATCAAGCGGATGACCGCACCGAAGGCGATCCAGGACGTTGACGACAAGATCGCCGAGGTCCGTCGGGCCAAGGAAGCCGCCATCGACGACCAGGACTTCGAGAAGGCAGCTTCACTGCGTGACGATGAGCGCAAGCTCACCGAGGAACGCGCCGAGAAGGAGAAGCAGTGGCGCGCCGGTGAGCTCGACGATGTCGCCGAGGTCGGCGAGGAGCAGATCGCCGAGGTGCTCGGTGCCTGGACCGGGATCCCGGTCGTTCGGCTCACCGAAGAGGAGTCCACCCGACTGCTGCACATGGAGGATGAGCTGCACAAGCGGATCATCGGCCAGGATGACGCGGTCAAGGCGGTCTCCCGGGCGATCCGGCGTACCCGTGCTGGCCTGAAGGATCCCAAGCGTCCGAGCGGTTCGTTCATCTTCGCCGGCCCGTCCGGCGTCGGTAAGACCGAGCTGTCGAAGGCACTGGCGGAGTTCCTGTTCGGTGACGATGACTCGCTGATCCAGATCGACATGGGTGAGTTCCACGACAAGTTCACCGCGTCGCGCCTGTTCGGTGCACCCCCCGGATACGTCGGCTACGACGAAGGTGGCCAGCTGACCGAGAAGGTGCGTCGCAAGCCGTTCTCCGTTGTCCTGTTCGATGAGATCGAGAAGGCGCACTCGGAGATCTACAACACCCTGTTGCAGGTCCTCGAGGACGGACGACTCACCGATGGTCAGGGTCGGATGGTGGACTTCAAGAACACCGTCCTGATCTTCACCTCGAACCTGGGCACCAGGGACATCTCCAAGGCCGTGGGCATGGGCTTCTCCGGCTCGGGTGAAACCGACGAGGACGCTCAGTACGACCGGATGAAGACGAAGGTCAACGACGAGCTGAAGAAGCACTTCCGCCCGGAGTTCCTCAACCGTATCGACGACATCGTGGTCTTCCACCAGCTCACCCGGGAGCAGATCGTTCAGATGGTCGACCTGCTGACCGGTCGGGTGCGCAATGCCCTGGCGGAGAAGGACATGGGTCTGGAACTGTCCGAGGAGGCGAAGAGCCTGCTGGCCGTCCGCGGCTTCGATCCGGTGCTGGGTGCCCGTCCGTTGCGTAGGACGATCCAGCGTGAGATCGAGGACCACCTCTCGGAGAAGATCCTCTTCGGCGAGATCGGTGCCGGCGAGATCGTCACCGTCGACGTGGAGAACTGGGACGGCACCGGCAAGGGCGAAGGCGCGAAGTTCGTCTTCGGCTCCCGTCCGAAGCCGCTGCCGGAGATCGCCGCAGAGCCTGCCGAGGACGCTCAGAAGGATGTCATCGAGGCGGCGACCGACGACAGTGATCTCCCCGAGACTCAGGATGTCTCTGCAGGAGAGCACCGGGACTAA
- a CDS encoding AMP-binding protein, with the protein MSGSEPAVTLKQLPQLAEGAIPLVKSGVFGAMSPVAMGKALKAIVQWSFTPAGLLAIGAAQDPYHTAILDDAGSITYGELHDQTNKLAEALYRTGVRERDKIGMLSRNHRGFIMTLCAHGRLGTDIVLFNTGASAEQTRAVMKEQKIDLLFIDEEFIPLLPKGFDECPVIINWEEDQDTAAAPLTEEERQARTADIEYASNVADAQKSDNHATRNSDWPTLTEVLRTGPAESKIPARPRRGRTIILTSGTTGTPKGARRPEPKTYLPASSIMSRIPLKHHRGYYVPAPMFHLWGFCQIQLGLALRATFILQRKFSPREAVKLIEANRPANIAIVPTQLRRLLEAVPENFNPGVKSIVACGEALPPRVIRETHEKFGKILYNLYGSTEISWASIAQPHELEEHPTTAGKPPMATVLKIVDDDGNEVPEGVVGRVFVGNDLLFEGYTRPGVDKENLHGLVSTGDLGFYEDGLFYLAGRSDDMIVSGGENVYPQEAEDVISDMPEVYEVAVHGVADPDFGQALAAYVVLNDEDKDKAEGFEERAKAAVKAKLARHNVPRYYVFMDVLPRNAVGKIVPRELPAVDNGMEDDAA; encoded by the coding sequence ATGAGCGGATCTGAGCCCGCAGTCACGCTGAAACAACTTCCGCAACTCGCCGAAGGAGCCATCCCTCTCGTCAAGTCCGGCGTCTTCGGCGCGATGAGCCCGGTCGCCATGGGCAAAGCCCTGAAGGCCATTGTCCAGTGGTCTTTCACACCCGCGGGCCTTCTGGCCATCGGCGCAGCACAGGACCCTTATCACACCGCCATTCTCGATGACGCCGGGTCGATCACCTACGGTGAGCTTCACGACCAGACGAACAAACTGGCCGAGGCGCTCTACCGGACCGGTGTCCGCGAGCGCGACAAGATCGGCATGCTCAGCCGTAACCACCGCGGCTTCATCATGACCTTGTGCGCCCACGGTCGTCTCGGCACTGACATCGTCCTGTTCAACACAGGTGCATCGGCTGAACAGACCCGCGCCGTCATGAAGGAGCAGAAGATCGACCTGCTTTTCATCGACGAAGAGTTTATCCCGCTGCTCCCCAAGGGCTTCGATGAATGCCCCGTGATCATCAACTGGGAAGAGGACCAGGACACCGCCGCGGCTCCCCTCACCGAAGAGGAGAGGCAGGCCCGGACAGCGGACATCGAGTACGCCAGCAACGTCGCCGACGCGCAGAAGTCCGACAACCACGCCACCAGGAACTCTGACTGGCCGACGTTGACAGAGGTCCTTCGCACGGGCCCCGCGGAATCCAAGATCCCGGCACGCCCGCGGCGCGGACGCACGATCATCCTGACCTCCGGCACCACCGGCACGCCGAAGGGTGCCCGCCGCCCGGAGCCGAAGACGTATCTCCCGGCATCGTCGATCATGTCCCGGATCCCCCTGAAGCATCACCGCGGCTACTACGTGCCTGCGCCGATGTTCCACCTGTGGGGCTTCTGCCAGATTCAGCTGGGCCTGGCGCTGCGTGCGACGTTCATCCTGCAGCGCAAGTTCTCACCGCGCGAAGCCGTGAAACTCATCGAAGCGAATCGACCGGCGAACATCGCGATCGTCCCCACCCAGCTCCGTCGCCTCCTCGAGGCCGTTCCCGAGAACTTCAACCCTGGAGTGAAGTCCATCGTCGCCTGTGGTGAAGCCCTTCCGCCACGGGTCATCCGCGAGACACACGAGAAGTTCGGGAAGATCCTCTACAACCTCTACGGTTCCACCGAGATCAGCTGGGCCTCGATCGCCCAACCCCACGAGCTCGAGGAGCACCCCACCACCGCAGGTAAGCCTCCGATGGCGACGGTGCTGAAGATCGTGGACGACGACGGCAACGAGGTGCCGGAAGGCGTTGTCGGACGGGTCTTCGTGGGAAATGACCTTCTGTTCGAGGGCTACACCCGCCCGGGTGTGGACAAGGAGAATCTCCACGGCCTGGTCTCTACAGGCGACCTCGGATTCTACGAGGACGGGCTCTTCTACCTGGCCGGACGCAGCGACGACATGATCGTCTCCGGTGGTGAGAACGTCTACCCGCAGGAGGCGGAGGACGTCATCTCCGACATGCCCGAAGTGTATGAGGTCGCGGTCCACGGCGTGGCCGACCCGGACTTCGGCCAGGCACTCGCCGCCTATGTCGTCCTCAATGACGAGGACAAGGACAAGGCGGAAGGCTTCGAGGAGCGTGCGAAGGCCGCTGTGAAGGCTAAGCTCGCCCGTCACAACGTGCCCCGCTACTACGTGTTCATGGATGTGCTCCCCCGCAACGCCGTGGGCAAGATCGTCCCCCGCGAACTCCCCGCGGTGGACAACGGGATGGAGGATGACGCAGCCTAG